One genomic segment of Amycolatopsis sp. Hca4 includes these proteins:
- a CDS encoding MFS transporter, whose translation MAVTELLGLPRTRGRLPLIAAQGVDALGTGLFLPFAVVYFHAAKDIPLPAVGAALSLAALLSLPAGPLAGPLVDRVGPRRIVVAANLLRVATFTGYVFAGSLWQLVVLAALTFWGEGLFWPASGALVAQVADDGQRARWYAMERTLRNVGIGLGGLAGSALVLAGGYTAIVVLNAVSFLVAATLVAAWRGGRAGPPAAAREAVRRRGYRAVLADRAFRRVLVTVFVFALCDLALTVLLSAYVLDTLRLPAWQPGVLFALNTVLVVLAQTVVARRVERLAKARTLQVAAVVWAVAFLLFAAGPLAAPLPVFAVLTVATAVFTAAELLQAPTSSALTVALAPPHLRGRYLGLEELLFGVARVVAPVTFTALLAAGPQLPWLVLAGCCILAVVVLAGLKAVPEPAATRETAHA comes from the coding sequence ATGGCCGTCACCGAACTGCTCGGGCTGCCCCGGACCCGGGGCCGCCTGCCGCTGATCGCCGCGCAGGGTGTCGACGCGCTCGGCACCGGCCTGTTCCTGCCGTTCGCCGTCGTGTACTTCCACGCGGCCAAGGACATCCCGCTGCCCGCGGTCGGGGCCGCGCTGTCGCTCGCGGCCCTGCTCTCGTTGCCGGCGGGGCCGCTCGCCGGGCCGCTGGTGGACCGCGTCGGCCCGCGCCGGATCGTGGTCGCCGCCAACCTGCTGCGGGTGGCGACCTTCACCGGCTACGTCTTCGCCGGCTCGCTGTGGCAGCTGGTGGTGCTCGCCGCGCTGACGTTCTGGGGCGAAGGGCTGTTCTGGCCGGCCTCGGGCGCGCTGGTCGCGCAGGTGGCCGACGACGGGCAGCGCGCCCGGTGGTACGCGATGGAACGGACGCTGCGCAACGTCGGCATCGGCCTCGGCGGGCTGGCGGGCAGCGCGCTCGTCCTCGCCGGCGGCTACACCGCGATCGTCGTGCTGAACGCGGTCAGCTTCCTCGTCGCGGCGACGCTGGTCGCCGCGTGGCGAGGCGGGCGGGCCGGCCCGCCGGCCGCCGCGCGCGAAGCCGTGCGCCGCCGGGGTTACCGGGCGGTGCTCGCCGACCGCGCGTTCCGCCGCGTGCTCGTGACGGTGTTCGTCTTCGCCCTGTGCGACCTGGCGCTGACGGTCCTGCTGAGTGCCTACGTGCTCGACACGCTGCGGCTGCCCGCGTGGCAGCCCGGGGTGCTGTTCGCTCTCAACACGGTCCTCGTGGTGCTCGCGCAGACCGTCGTGGCCCGGCGGGTGGAGCGCCTCGCCAAGGCCAGGACGCTGCAGGTCGCGGCCGTGGTGTGGGCGGTCGCCTTCCTGCTGTTCGCCGCCGGGCCGCTCGCCGCGCCGCTGCCGGTCTTCGCCGTGCTGACCGTGGCCACCGCCGTGTTCACCGCGGCCGAGCTGCTGCAGGCGCCGACCAGCAGCGCGCTCACCGTCGCGCTGGCCCCGCCGCACCTGCGCGGCCGGTACCTCGGGCTGGAGGAGCTGCTGTTCGGCGTGGCGCGGGTGGTCGCCCCGGTGACGTTCACCGCGCTGCTGGCCGCCGGCCCGCAGCTGCCCTGGCTGGTGCTGGCCGGGTGCTGCATCCTGGCGGTGGTCGTCCTCGCGGGACTGAAGGCGGTTCCGGAGCCGGCCGCGACCCGGGAGACCGCGCATGCCTGA
- a CDS encoding PKD domain-containing protein translates to MVTLLAAALATVVPGVAEAAAPPANDDFDNAAVVTSLPFTAQEDSGAATEAADDPGWCSGYAAAGSVWFSYTATQDGLLRATTAGSDHRTLLSANTGARGGLQSVADACDYGTGPVITFRATAGTTYSFLVAGTDTPGGALSFSLAAVAPAPNDTYANAEPVTALPFTGRPDLSVAAAESGEPDSTCVDDEGQPSVWYTYPASGPAQWLTARVAGTDAAVTVYTGASPAELTQVACARNNSSRPATFPTNPGTVYALRVTGAHHGYGTFQFTLQEAPPLEPDVSVYPSPATVFDNVGFSASSWESADLPLGGTWDFGDGTSAPVGTETVYHRYAADGGYTATLHATAPDGRTATVTRPVTVTTHDVGISKFTVPSAARQGESKPINVDVTNTRYAETVTVVLSKRSTDYWAEVGRLTLQVPARATGKVRFPFAYTFTPDDALDGKVSFRAEVQLAYPVTDARPGDNEAISVATTVKPPATRIAAV, encoded by the coding sequence GTGGTCACGCTGCTGGCGGCGGCGCTGGCCACCGTGGTGCCCGGCGTCGCCGAGGCGGCGGCGCCACCGGCCAACGACGACTTCGACAACGCCGCCGTCGTCACGTCTCTGCCCTTCACGGCGCAGGAGGACAGCGGCGCGGCGACCGAGGCGGCCGACGACCCCGGCTGGTGCAGCGGGTACGCCGCGGCCGGCTCGGTCTGGTTCAGCTACACCGCGACGCAGGACGGCCTGCTGCGCGCCACGACGGCGGGCAGCGACCACCGGACGCTCCTGTCCGCCAACACCGGGGCACGCGGCGGCCTGCAGAGCGTCGCCGACGCCTGTGACTACGGAACCGGGCCGGTGATCACGTTCCGCGCGACGGCGGGGACCACCTACTCGTTCCTGGTCGCCGGGACCGACACGCCCGGCGGCGCGCTCTCGTTCTCGCTCGCCGCGGTCGCCCCGGCGCCCAACGACACCTACGCGAACGCCGAGCCGGTGACCGCCCTGCCGTTCACCGGACGGCCGGACCTTTCGGTGGCCGCGGCCGAGTCCGGCGAGCCCGACTCGACCTGTGTGGACGACGAGGGGCAGCCGTCGGTCTGGTACACCTACCCGGCCTCCGGCCCGGCACAGTGGCTCACCGCCCGAGTCGCGGGCACCGACGCCGCCGTCACCGTCTACACCGGAGCGTCGCCGGCGGAGCTGACCCAGGTCGCGTGCGCGCGGAACAACTCCTCGCGCCCCGCCACGTTCCCCACGAACCCCGGAACGGTCTACGCCCTCCGGGTCACCGGGGCGCACCACGGCTACGGGACCTTCCAGTTCACCCTCCAGGAGGCGCCGCCGCTCGAGCCGGACGTGTCCGTGTACCCGTCGCCCGCCACCGTGTTCGACAACGTCGGCTTCTCGGCGTCGTCGTGGGAGTCCGCCGACCTGCCGCTGGGCGGGACGTGGGACTTCGGCGACGGGACGTCGGCCCCGGTGGGCACCGAGACCGTCTACCACCGGTACGCCGCCGACGGCGGCTACACCGCCACGCTGCACGCGACCGCGCCCGACGGGCGCACCGCGACGGTGACCCGGCCGGTCACGGTGACCACGCACGACGTCGGGATCTCGAAGTTCACCGTCCCGTCCGCGGCGCGGCAGGGGGAAAGCAAGCCGATCAACGTGGACGTCACGAACACGCGGTACGCCGAGACGGTGACCGTCGTGCTGTCCAAGCGGTCCACGGACTACTGGGCCGAGGTCGGCCGGCTGACCTTGCAGGTGCCCGCGCGGGCCACCGGCAAGGTCCGGTTCCCGTTCGCCTACACCTTCACCCCGGACGACGCGCTCGACGGGAAGGTCTCCTTCCGCGCCGAGGTCCAGCTGGCGTACCCGGTCACCGATGCCCGCCCGGGCGACAACGAGGCGATCTCCGTCGCCACGACCGTCAAGCCGCCCGCCACGCGCATCGCCGCCGTCTGA
- a CDS encoding sigma-70 family RNA polymerase sigma factor: MPPQSAKGGATPTATFSLDPALVVAAVQGNRTAVAGLLRALRPVVFRYCLGRLRTWQDGSSDAEDCAQDVLLAIVRALPGYRHGPDGFVPFVFGIAAHKVSDFHRRRARDRTSPVAELPPGASGGPDPTGDEVERSAALDWSSGLLDTLPARQREILVLRIILGMTAEETAAAVGLGSAGAVRVAQHRALATLRRSLLAHKEAS, from the coding sequence ATGCCGCCGCAGTCCGCCAAGGGTGGTGCCACGCCCACGGCGACGTTCTCGCTCGACCCGGCGCTCGTCGTCGCGGCGGTGCAGGGCAACCGCACCGCGGTGGCCGGGCTGCTGCGCGCGCTGCGGCCGGTGGTGTTCCGCTACTGCCTCGGCCGGCTGCGCACGTGGCAGGACGGTTCCTCCGACGCCGAGGACTGCGCCCAGGACGTGCTGCTGGCGATCGTCCGCGCACTGCCGGGCTACCGCCACGGCCCCGACGGCTTCGTGCCGTTCGTGTTCGGCATCGCCGCGCACAAGGTGTCCGACTTCCACCGCCGCCGCGCCCGCGACCGCACCAGCCCGGTCGCCGAGCTCCCGCCCGGCGCCTCGGGCGGCCCGGATCCGACGGGCGACGAGGTCGAGCGCTCCGCGGCACTGGACTGGTCGTCCGGGCTGCTCGACACGCTTCCCGCGCGCCAGCGCGAAATCCTGGTGCTCCGGATCATCCTCGGCATGACGGCGGAGGAGACCGCGGCCGCGGTCGGCCTGGGGAGCGCGGGTGCGGTCCGGGTCGCCCAGCACCGCGCGCTCGCGACCCTGCGGCGCAGCCTGCTCGCGCACAAAGAGGCGTCCTGA
- a CDS encoding GAF domain-containing sensor histidine kinase — MPAILAAVGGIARELELPPLLHRAVTATCELLGARRGRLDLAETGTADYGRGAFGPGVVELPVRAGSATFGTLAVEPADGAEFGRREREVLGALTAATGMAVEKALLVDQMRRRERWLEASYDVTRALLSAQDLRATLRLVAERARVVAGGTAGAIARPDDPGRLVFDVVEPPGEDADRLTGMTVPIEGTATGMAFATRHPVVVRDYGERVQEQQRNHPGPIPAMVKDLDSAISVPLIVGEETLGVLVVAKFRDRSPFTDSDVQLAETFAGHAALAVEFSRAQEARQQLAVFSDRDRIARDLHDLVIQRLFATGLGLEGVSRLIADAGVAARVAGFAQDLDGTIREIRNSIFSLQAPAQAQGSLRAELLRVAVDARDALGFEPRVGFDGPLDAAVPDAVRSDLIATLREALTNVARHAAAKSSSVEVTVTQHGGLSRRLTLVVRDDGTGPPAEAGRISGLANLASRAARWSGHCVLAAGEEGGSRLEWTAELPAMTGEESRR, encoded by the coding sequence ATGCCGGCGATCCTCGCCGCGGTGGGCGGGATCGCCCGCGAGCTGGAGCTGCCGCCGCTGCTGCACCGCGCGGTGACGGCGACGTGCGAGCTGCTCGGCGCCCGGCGCGGCCGGCTGGACCTGGCCGAGACCGGCACCGCCGACTACGGCCGTGGCGCGTTCGGGCCCGGTGTGGTCGAGCTGCCGGTCCGCGCGGGCTCGGCGACGTTCGGGACACTGGCCGTGGAGCCCGCCGACGGCGCGGAGTTCGGCCGTCGCGAACGCGAGGTGCTCGGCGCGCTCACCGCGGCCACCGGCATGGCCGTCGAGAAGGCCCTGCTCGTCGACCAGATGCGCCGCCGCGAACGCTGGCTCGAAGCCTCCTACGACGTCACCCGGGCCCTGCTCTCGGCCCAGGACCTGCGGGCCACGCTGCGGCTGGTCGCCGAACGCGCCCGGGTCGTCGCCGGTGGCACGGCCGGCGCGATCGCCCGCCCCGACGACCCCGGCCGGCTCGTGTTCGACGTCGTCGAACCGCCGGGCGAGGACGCCGACCGGCTCACCGGGATGACCGTGCCGATCGAGGGCACCGCCACCGGCATGGCCTTCGCCACCCGGCACCCGGTGGTGGTGCGCGACTACGGCGAGCGCGTGCAGGAGCAGCAGCGCAACCACCCCGGACCGATCCCGGCGATGGTCAAGGACCTGGACTCGGCGATCTCGGTGCCGCTGATCGTCGGCGAGGAGACGCTCGGGGTGCTGGTGGTGGCCAAGTTCCGCGACCGCTCGCCGTTCACCGACTCCGACGTCCAGCTGGCCGAGACCTTCGCCGGGCACGCCGCACTGGCCGTCGAGTTCTCCCGGGCGCAGGAGGCGCGCCAGCAGCTCGCGGTGTTCTCCGACCGCGACCGGATCGCCCGCGACCTGCACGACCTGGTCATCCAGCGGCTGTTCGCGACCGGGCTCGGCCTGGAGGGGGTGAGCAGGCTGATCGCCGACGCCGGGGTCGCCGCGCGCGTGGCCGGGTTCGCCCAGGACCTCGACGGCACGATCCGCGAGATCCGCAACAGCATCTTCTCGCTGCAGGCGCCCGCGCAGGCCCAGGGCAGCCTCCGCGCCGAGCTGCTGCGGGTGGCGGTGGACGCCCGGGACGCGCTCGGCTTCGAGCCCCGCGTCGGCTTCGACGGGCCGCTCGACGCCGCGGTGCCGGACGCGGTCCGCTCCGACCTGATCGCGACGCTGCGGGAAGCGCTGACGAACGTGGCCCGGCACGCGGCGGCGAAGTCGTCGTCGGTCGAGGTCACCGTCACCCAGCACGGCGGGCTGAGCCGCCGGCTGACGCTGGTGGTGCGCGACGACGGGACCGGCCCGCCGGCGGAGGCGGGCCGGATCAGCGGCCTGGCCAACCTCGCTTCGCGCGCGGCCCGCTGGAGCGGCCACTGCGTGCTGGCGGCGGGCGAAGAGGGCGGGTCGCGGCTGGAATGGACGGCGGAACTGCCGGCGATGACCGGTGAGGAGAGCAGACGATGA
- a CDS encoding YcaO-like family protein — MPDDVRPQLTGIEVHDLEPGLCLLITPNGGQFSITAPVHEFRAWLGRCDGTRTRRELLAGMNPDYAEVLDVLEEDGCLRPGQDEQAGARRLAATTVLLTGAAELTAPLAELLAPSGYARVAPLTGPGHPFPVDPADTVVVAAFAHPAYAELTALDAFCADRGVRFLPFRCERGQGIAGPAVTPGTGPDFADVLARRRSAALDPRVLDAFAAADAPPGPRFRPGETRWLLTALAVQLERWVAGTPAETTTGELELDPVRLTALPRPVLPVPDRPRPVVAHGPRPDLLVDDRTGIVTAVHELPAAPGMPARLKVCAVDVADMRRVVDWPNDRQAFGTSWHDFELARDSAIGEAVERYCGSWLAPDRVIRHGSYDRLRRDGVPALDPRRLNLYSPRQYRSAGFPFAPLATDTECAWVEGFSHTTKEPVWVPACLVSTEAEPGGARFTDPLIAGLAGGTSLEHAVTSGLEEVLERDTTMLWWANTPRLRRLPVPAEIRALVADTADTYDVTLVPLDNEFDVPVVAAAVFDRTRRWLSIGFATRPDAFEAAKKALAEGFTLQHTCLALDDERELAGMQADLPHLGNLKPYRADRRYLDSYREDFADVVDLLCQQQVYLDPRAAARVAPWVRDLPVRAWEGLPSLGERRLKAYQERVEARGFEVISVDLTTRDVEAAGFHAAHTLVPGLVSNFPAGLPYWGDGRIRRAAVDLGWRSEPLPEERLNVFPLPHA; from the coding sequence ATGCCTGACGACGTCCGCCCGCAGCTGACCGGCATCGAGGTCCACGACCTCGAACCCGGGCTGTGCCTGCTCATCACGCCGAACGGCGGCCAGTTCTCCATCACCGCCCCGGTGCACGAGTTCCGGGCGTGGCTCGGCCGGTGCGACGGCACCCGCACCCGCCGGGAACTGCTGGCCGGGATGAACCCCGACTACGCCGAGGTGCTCGACGTCCTCGAAGAGGACGGCTGCCTGCGCCCGGGCCAGGACGAGCAGGCCGGTGCCCGGCGCCTCGCCGCGACCACCGTGCTGCTGACCGGCGCCGCCGAGCTGACGGCCCCGCTCGCGGAGCTGCTCGCGCCGTCCGGTTACGCCCGGGTGGCCCCGCTCACCGGGCCCGGCCACCCGTTCCCGGTCGATCCGGCGGACACCGTCGTCGTCGCCGCGTTCGCCCACCCGGCCTATGCCGAACTCACCGCGCTGGATGCGTTCTGCGCCGACCGCGGGGTGCGGTTCCTGCCCTTCCGCTGTGAACGCGGTCAGGGGATCGCCGGGCCCGCGGTCACCCCCGGCACCGGCCCCGACTTCGCCGACGTGCTGGCCCGCCGCCGCTCCGCCGCGCTCGACCCGCGCGTGCTCGACGCCTTCGCCGCGGCGGACGCCCCGCCCGGCCCGCGGTTCCGGCCCGGGGAGACCCGCTGGCTGCTCACCGCGCTCGCCGTCCAGCTCGAGCGCTGGGTCGCCGGCACGCCCGCCGAGACGACGACCGGGGAGCTCGAGCTCGATCCCGTCCGGCTCACCGCGCTCCCCCGGCCCGTGCTGCCGGTGCCCGACCGGCCGCGGCCGGTGGTCGCGCACGGGCCGCGGCCCGACCTGCTGGTCGACGACCGCACCGGGATCGTCACCGCGGTCCACGAACTGCCCGCCGCGCCGGGCATGCCCGCCCGGCTGAAGGTGTGCGCGGTCGACGTCGCCGACATGCGGCGGGTGGTCGACTGGCCCAACGACCGCCAGGCGTTCGGCACGTCGTGGCACGACTTCGAACTCGCCCGCGACTCCGCGATCGGCGAGGCCGTGGAACGCTACTGCGGCAGCTGGCTCGCGCCGGACCGGGTGATCCGGCACGGCAGTTACGACCGGCTGCGCCGCGACGGCGTCCCGGCGCTCGACCCGCGCCGCCTGAACCTGTACTCGCCACGCCAGTACCGGAGCGCGGGCTTCCCGTTCGCGCCGCTGGCCACCGACACCGAATGCGCGTGGGTGGAGGGCTTTTCGCACACGACGAAGGAGCCGGTCTGGGTGCCGGCCTGCCTCGTCTCGACCGAAGCCGAACCCGGCGGCGCCCGGTTCACCGACCCGCTGATCGCCGGGCTCGCCGGCGGCACCAGCCTCGAGCACGCCGTCACCTCCGGCCTCGAAGAGGTGCTGGAACGCGACACGACCATGCTCTGGTGGGCCAACACCCCGCGGCTGCGCCGGCTGCCCGTGCCGGCGGAGATCCGGGCGCTGGTCGCCGACACCGCCGACACCTACGACGTCACCCTCGTCCCCCTCGACAACGAGTTCGACGTCCCGGTCGTCGCCGCCGCCGTGTTCGACCGCACCCGGCGCTGGCTGTCGATCGGGTTCGCGACCCGGCCCGACGCGTTCGAGGCGGCCAAGAAGGCCCTCGCCGAAGGGTTCACCCTGCAGCACACCTGCCTCGCCCTCGACGACGAGCGCGAGCTGGCCGGGATGCAGGCCGACCTGCCGCACCTGGGCAACCTCAAGCCCTACCGCGCCGACCGGCGCTACCTCGACTCCTACCGCGAAGACTTCGCCGACGTCGTGGACCTGCTGTGCCAGCAGCAGGTCTACCTCGACCCACGGGCCGCGGCCCGGGTGGCGCCGTGGGTGCGCGACCTGCCGGTGCGGGCCTGGGAGGGCCTCCCGTCGCTCGGCGAGCGGCGGCTGAAGGCCTACCAGGAGCGCGTCGAGGCGCGCGGGTTCGAGGTGATCAGCGTCGACCTCACCACCCGGGACGTCGAGGCCGCCGGGTTCCACGCCGCGCACACGCTCGTGCCGGGGCTGGTGTCGAACTTCCCGGCCGGGCTGCCGTACTGGGGTGACGGCCGGATCCGCCGCGCCGCGGTCGACCTCGGCTGGCGGTCGGAGCCGCTGCCCGAGGAGCGGCTGAACGTCTTCCCGCTCCCCCACGCCTGA
- a CDS encoding DUF1996 domain-containing protein: MSRTQGRHRLSRRTKIATGGLALAIAVGGIVVATTTGNTGEASADEANPAFFVDILKVQPNQFDPRPVYGASTGTFTVDCGRNENQHFNPDNFIAQPGVRNGAQHLHDYVGNLSTNADSNNKSLLKAGTTCRNGDKSAYFWPVVRIDTGEEEKNEPAKKPDGDRAQSDREAKTVQVACPDVASKLPDIPDQAMSEVDNNLDQLDGQADEANQRIAATQGQGGQDFVRNAILNPLKDRRAAIIDRIAIAIGRFAPKPGDLGGLAPCSTKPGKDTGSPTPPPSTTAGGALPGQDENNELPGNDGKILRPQRVQITFRGSPVGKVVAMPRFLRVLYGDAKQSTNGPANAKASWTCTGFENRVTDKYPICPPNSKVKRVHTFPSCWDGKNTDSANHRTHIVFPDQFGRCAKGFKAVPQLQISLTYDIPRDIQLKKQYKVDAFPQEKHNPLSDHDDFANVMSQRIMNGLVNCVNRGRTCRA; this comes from the coding sequence ATGTCCCGCACCCAAGGACGGCATCGCCTTTCCCGCCGGACGAAGATCGCGACCGGCGGTCTCGCCCTCGCCATCGCCGTCGGCGGCATCGTCGTCGCGACGACCACCGGCAACACCGGTGAGGCCAGCGCCGACGAAGCGAACCCCGCGTTCTTCGTCGACATCCTGAAGGTCCAGCCGAACCAGTTCGACCCGCGCCCGGTCTACGGCGCGTCGACCGGAACGTTCACCGTCGACTGCGGCCGCAACGAAAACCAGCACTTCAACCCGGACAACTTCATCGCCCAGCCCGGCGTCCGCAACGGCGCCCAGCACCTGCACGACTACGTCGGCAACCTCTCCACCAACGCCGACTCGAACAACAAGAGCCTCCTCAAGGCCGGCACCACCTGCCGCAACGGCGACAAGTCCGCCTACTTCTGGCCCGTGGTCCGCATCGACACCGGCGAAGAGGAGAAGAACGAACCCGCCAAGAAGCCCGACGGCGACCGCGCGCAGTCCGACCGCGAGGCCAAGACCGTCCAGGTGGCGTGCCCGGACGTCGCCAGCAAGCTGCCGGACATCCCGGACCAGGCGATGTCCGAAGTGGACAACAACCTGGACCAGCTCGACGGCCAGGCCGACGAAGCCAACCAGCGCATCGCCGCGACGCAGGGCCAGGGCGGCCAGGACTTCGTGCGCAACGCGATCCTCAACCCGCTCAAGGACCGGCGTGCGGCGATCATCGACCGGATCGCCATCGCGATCGGCCGGTTCGCGCCGAAGCCGGGCGACCTCGGCGGGCTCGCGCCGTGCTCGACGAAGCCGGGCAAGGACACCGGCTCGCCGACGCCCCCGCCGAGCACCACGGCCGGCGGCGCGCTGCCCGGCCAGGACGAGAACAACGAGCTGCCCGGCAACGACGGCAAGATCCTGCGCCCGCAGCGGGTGCAGATCACCTTCCGCGGCAGCCCGGTCGGGAAGGTCGTGGCGATGCCGCGCTTCCTGCGCGTGCTCTACGGCGACGCCAAGCAGAGCACCAACGGCCCGGCCAACGCCAAGGCGAGCTGGACCTGCACCGGCTTCGAAAACCGCGTCACCGACAAGTACCCGATCTGCCCGCCGAACAGCAAGGTCAAGCGCGTCCACACGTTCCCGAGCTGCTGGGACGGCAAGAACACCGACAGCGCCAACCACCGCACGCACATCGTGTTCCCGGACCAGTTCGGCCGGTGCGCCAAGGGGTTCAAGGCGGTGCCGCAGCTGCAGATCTCGCTGACCTACGACATCCCGCGGGACATCCAGCTCAAGAAGCAGTACAAAGTGGACGCTTTCCCGCAGGAGAAGCACAACCCGCTGTCCGACCACGACGACTTCGCCAACGTGATGTCGCAGCGGATCATGAACGGACTGGTGAACTGCGTGAACCGCGGCCGGACCTGCCGGGCGTGA
- a CDS encoding pyridoxamine 5'-phosphate oxidase family protein, whose product MVDDVGFGLLLDRQQCLALLRTASLGRVIYTHRAMPAVRPVRFAVVDDAVVFAVPPGSPLYAGARDAVVAFEADEFAADTGAGWYVSLLGRAIEAPAPELGEVPCPCREPVRTGHRFLRVPAETISGHRIACHAE is encoded by the coding sequence ATGGTGGACGACGTGGGCTTCGGGCTGCTGCTGGACCGGCAGCAGTGCCTGGCCTTGCTGCGGACGGCGAGCCTCGGCCGGGTGATCTACACCCATCGGGCGATGCCGGCGGTGCGTCCGGTGCGTTTCGCGGTCGTCGACGACGCCGTGGTGTTCGCCGTCCCGCCCGGCAGCCCCCTCTACGCGGGCGCGCGCGACGCCGTCGTGGCCTTCGAAGCCGACGAGTTCGCCGCCGACACCGGCGCCGGCTGGTACGTCAGCCTGCTGGGCCGCGCCATCGAGGCCCCGGCACCGGAGCTCGGCGAGGTGCCCTGCCCGTGCCGGGAGCCGGTCCGGACCGGCCACCGGTTCCTGCGCGTCCCGGCGGAGACCATCAGCGGTCACCGGATCGCGTGCCACGCGGAGTGA
- a CDS encoding GNAT family N-acetyltransferase — MPDWAELSDLYLDVYREPPYGETEAEAAEFRETVARHALLPGFAVTTVQSGETVAGFAYGVGREAGWWHPRATAAAPPWLAGHPVFYVYELAVRPASRGRGHGRDLLDRLLEPRPEPYAALAASTAAPAHAMYRRWGWRPVGSLAPGRSELLVLPLRGAPLP; from the coding sequence ATGCCTGACTGGGCCGAGCTCAGTGACCTCTACCTCGACGTCTACCGCGAACCGCCGTACGGCGAGACTGAAGCCGAGGCGGCGGAGTTCCGCGAAACCGTGGCACGGCACGCCCTGCTCCCCGGCTTCGCGGTCACCACCGTCCAGAGTGGAGAGACCGTGGCGGGGTTCGCCTACGGCGTCGGCCGCGAGGCGGGCTGGTGGCACCCGCGAGCCACCGCGGCCGCCCCGCCGTGGCTGGCCGGGCACCCGGTGTTCTACGTGTACGAACTGGCGGTCCGGCCGGCGTCGCGCGGCCGCGGCCACGGCCGGGACCTGCTCGACCGGCTGCTGGAGCCGCGGCCGGAGCCGTATGCGGCACTGGCCGCGTCGACGGCCGCCCCGGCGCACGCGATGTACCGCCGCTGGGGCTGGCGACCGGTCGGCTCGCTCGCCCCCGGCCGCTCCGAGCTGCTGGTGCTGCCCCTCCGGGGTGCTCCCCTGCCGTAA
- a CDS encoding DUF2235 domain-containing protein gives MPKRLVICCDGTWNSLRQPAPTNVGQLQKVVAPTDPAGTEQRVYYHEGVGTGKLWDRLLGGAFGVGLSANVQDAYRFVAENYEPGDELFFFGFSRGAYTARSTVGFIRNCGVLRPAELGRLDEAYRLYRDRDRETSGPDSARAREFRAKYAREDRTPIRFVGVWDTVGALGIPLSGGRLIHLLNKRWQFHDMELTSIVQAAFQALAVDEHRKSFSPAVWQPSKAANGQVREQVWFAGAHSDVGGGYRQPALSNLALRWMADRAERCGLAFANDAFGYLAARDELGELHNSLNAFFRWFGSANRVIGRVDPATECAGSCVVLRSEQMRPPYRPGNLLAYLADPEHRILKV, from the coding sequence ATGCCGAAACGTCTCGTGATCTGCTGCGACGGGACCTGGAACTCCCTGCGCCAGCCGGCCCCGACCAACGTGGGCCAGCTCCAGAAGGTGGTCGCGCCCACGGACCCGGCCGGCACCGAACAGCGGGTGTACTACCACGAAGGCGTCGGCACCGGGAAGCTGTGGGACCGGCTCCTCGGCGGCGCGTTCGGGGTGGGGCTCTCGGCGAACGTGCAGGACGCCTACCGCTTCGTCGCCGAGAACTACGAACCCGGCGACGAGCTGTTCTTCTTCGGCTTCAGCCGCGGTGCCTACACCGCGCGCAGCACCGTGGGCTTCATCCGCAACTGCGGCGTCCTGCGCCCCGCCGAGCTCGGCCGGCTCGACGAGGCCTACCGGCTCTACCGCGACCGCGACCGGGAGACCTCCGGGCCGGACAGCGCGCGGGCCCGCGAGTTCCGCGCGAAGTACGCCCGCGAAGACCGGACGCCGATCCGGTTCGTCGGGGTCTGGGACACCGTCGGCGCGCTGGGCATCCCGCTCAGCGGCGGCCGGCTGATCCACCTGCTGAACAAGCGCTGGCAGTTCCACGACATGGAGCTGACCTCGATCGTGCAGGCGGCGTTCCAGGCGCTGGCGGTGGACGAGCACCGCAAGTCGTTCAGCCCGGCCGTGTGGCAGCCGTCGAAGGCGGCGAACGGCCAGGTCCGCGAGCAGGTCTGGTTCGCGGGCGCCCATTCCGACGTCGGCGGCGGCTACCGGCAGCCGGCGCTGTCGAACCTCGCCCTCCGGTGGATGGCCGACCGCGCCGAGCGGTGCGGGCTCGCCTTCGCGAACGACGCCTTCGGCTACCTGGCCGCGCGCGACGAACTCGGCGAACTGCACAATTCGCTCAACGCCTTCTTCCGGTGGTTCGGCTCGGCGAACCGGGTGATCGGCCGGGTGGACCCGGCGACGGAGTGCGCGGGGTCGTGCGTGGTGCTCCGCAGTGAGCAGATGCGGCCGCCGTACCGGCCCGGGAACCTGCTCGCCTACCTCGCGGACCCGGAGCACCGGATCCTGAAGGTGTGA